GCGAGATGCTCGAGGACGCGGGCGGCTACTCGTGGGGCGACACCCACCACCCGCGCGTGAGCCAGACGGACAACGACTACGACGGCCGCTGGGCGTTCGTCAACGACAAGGCGAACGGCCGGATGGCCCGGATCAACCTCAAATACTTCGAGACGGACGCCATCGTCGACATTCCGAACCAGCAGGGGACCCACGGCGCCTGCTGTCTGCTGCCGGACACGAAGTACGTCTTCGGCGTCGGCGAGTTCCGCGTCCCGATGCCCAACGACGGGCGGGACCTCACCGATCCCGACAGCTACACGTCGACTATCGCCGCCATCGACCCCGAGACGATGAACGTCGAGTGGGAGGTGCTGGTCGACGGTAACATGGACAACGGCGACGGCGGCAAGGAGGGACGGTGGTTCTTCGCGACCGGCTACAACAGCGAGAACGCCACCACCGAAAGCGAGATGTCCTCCTCGGACACCGACTGGCTGAAAGCCTTCGACGTGCCCGCCATCGAGGAGGCCGTCGAGAACGGCCAGTACGAGGAGATCGGCGGCGTCCCGGTCGTCGACGGCACCCGCGACAGCGACCTGAACGGCGGCGACCGACCGATCGTCCGCTACATCGACGTTGCGAAGAGCCCCCACGGGGTCAGCGTCACGCCGGACAACAAGTACGCGATCGCCAGCGGCAAGCTCGACCCCACGTGCTCGGTGATCGACATCGAGCAACTCGCCGAGGTCGACGACCCCAACGACGCGATCGTCGGCCGGCCGAGCCTCGGAATGGGGCCGCTGCACACCGCCTACGACGGCCGCGGCCACGCCTACACGACGCTGTTTATCGACTCGCAGGTCGTCAAGTGGGACATCGAGGCCGCCGTCGAGGCCGAGGCCCAGTCCGAAGATCCGGTCGTCGAGAAGATCGACGTCCACTACAACCCCGGCCACCTGATCGCCAGCGAATCGTACACGGCCGATCCGCAGGGCGACTGGCTGATCTCGCTGAACAAGCTCTCGAAGGACCGGTTCCTGAACGTCGGCCCGCAAAAACCCGAAAACGACCAGCTGATCTACATCGGGGACGACGAGGAGGGGATGCAGCTCGTGAAGGACACGCCCTCCTACGCCGAACCGCACGACGCGTCGATCGTCAGCGCGGACAAGATCCAGCCCGCGGACATCTACGACCCCGCGGACTACGAGGAGGAGTACGTCGACCACGGCGAGTCTGAAGTCGTTCGCGAGGACGGGAGGGCCCACGTGAAGATGTACTCGACGCGCAACGAGTTCGGCCTCCACGAAGTGACCGTCCAGGAGGGCGACGAGGTGACGATGACCGTCACCAACATCGAGCAGACGCCGGACATCCTCCATTCGCTGGCGATCCCCGAGCACGACATCAACATCAAGCTCGCACCGCAGGAAACCCGCGAGGTCACCTTCACGGCCGACGAGCCCGGCGTCTACTGGATGTACTGTG
The DNA window shown above is from Halopiger xanaduensis SH-6 and carries:
- the nosZ gene encoding TAT-dependent nitrous-oxide reductase, which encodes MTDEPTSPTQDSSETDAGTEREPLFDRIPRRDFMKAGAAAGAMGSLAGCTGLLSDQDDGLASASDVDASVPPGEHDDYYAFLSGGHSGEIRVYGVPSMRQLMRIPVFGRESARGYGFDDRTSEMLEDAGGYSWGDTHHPRVSQTDNDYDGRWAFVNDKANGRMARINLKYFETDAIVDIPNQQGTHGACCLLPDTKYVFGVGEFRVPMPNDGRDLTDPDSYTSTIAAIDPETMNVEWEVLVDGNMDNGDGGKEGRWFFATGYNSENATTESEMSSSDTDWLKAFDVPAIEEAVENGQYEEIGGVPVVDGTRDSDLNGGDRPIVRYIDVAKSPHGVSVTPDNKYAIASGKLDPTCSVIDIEQLAEVDDPNDAIVGRPSLGMGPLHTAYDGRGHAYTTLFIDSQVVKWDIEAAVEAEAQSEDPVVEKIDVHYNPGHLIASESYTADPQGDWLISLNKLSKDRFLNVGPQKPENDQLIYIGDDEEGMQLVKDTPSYAEPHDASIVSADKIQPADIYDPADYEEEYVDHGESEVVREDGRAHVKMYSTRNEFGLHEVTVQEGDEVTMTVTNIEQTPDILHSLAIPEHDINIKLAPQETREVTFTADEPGVYWMYCAFFCSALHLEMRSRLIVEPADE